A genomic segment from Deltaproteobacteria bacterium encodes:
- a CDS encoding protein kinase: protein MSLCAACGSDAGDIAKFCPSCGATVVRGNAGSGDPFIGRTIAGKFRIESLLGEGGMGMVYKATQVNLGKTIVLKVLRPSLVSDERTVQRFQREARAASRLNHANSIGIIDFGQSPDDGSMYIAMEYCNGHDLHHILSREWPLDEGRIIRIMSQVLSALAEAHAHGVIHRDLKPENIMIEQRRGEPDFVKVLDFGIAKITDTTGEEGQALTRAGFVCGTPEYMSPEQARGAQIDHRSDLYAVGVIIYQLVTGLLPFDSESAVGFATAHLTQDVPPIRKRRPEARCSPQLERLVMRALSKDPAQRPQNADDFRDSLLSLAPGAPAETETSAPSADRTRVIGKEEWTDQTPADSSTRVNAAPEPNSRGRMPSARGADSTAFEPQTATVSTREPPPTSPDAAGFSGASRIAVAVTALGLLGASAFFVYEYFIKRPVPAQVLEPISTVTPVDPPPEDDKPVDNPSAMHPVEPPKGTTGAPHGTTGTAVAMHGTTGSATPAPSTTGGHEIDLTNMSKGNPGLARQLLEKSKHEPGPVALATLQSALDADPGNIAVLRTYFLTAMRVADKDPTKRGLAAELGKKLEDAKDASAADRSIAHGVVSRYGGD from the coding sequence GTGTCCCTCTGCGCAGCCTGCGGAAGCGACGCGGGTGACATCGCCAAGTTCTGTCCCTCGTGCGGCGCCACGGTGGTGCGCGGCAACGCCGGCTCGGGCGATCCGTTCATCGGCCGCACCATCGCCGGCAAGTTCCGCATCGAGTCGCTCCTCGGCGAGGGCGGCATGGGCATGGTCTACAAGGCCACCCAGGTGAACCTCGGCAAGACCATCGTCCTCAAGGTCTTGCGGCCCTCGCTGGTGTCGGATGAGCGCACGGTGCAGCGCTTCCAGCGCGAGGCCCGCGCCGCCAGCCGCCTCAACCACGCCAACTCCATCGGCATCATCGACTTCGGTCAGTCGCCCGACGACGGCTCGATGTACATCGCGATGGAGTACTGCAACGGGCACGACCTCCATCACATCCTCAGCCGCGAGTGGCCGCTGGATGAGGGCCGCATCATCCGCATCATGAGCCAGGTGCTCTCGGCGCTCGCGGAGGCGCACGCGCACGGCGTGATCCACCGCGACCTGAAGCCCGAAAACATCATGATCGAGCAGCGCCGCGGCGAGCCCGACTTCGTGAAGGTGCTCGACTTCGGCATCGCCAAGATCACCGACACCACCGGCGAGGAAGGCCAGGCGCTCACCCGCGCGGGCTTCGTGTGCGGCACGCCCGAGTACATGTCGCCGGAGCAGGCCCGCGGCGCGCAGATCGACCACCGCTCCGACCTCTACGCGGTCGGCGTGATCATCTACCAGTTGGTGACAGGCCTGCTGCCGTTCGACTCCGAGTCGGCGGTGGGCTTCGCCACCGCGCACCTCACGCAGGACGTGCCGCCCATTCGCAAGCGGCGGCCCGAGGCGCGTTGCTCGCCGCAGCTCGAGCGGCTGGTGATGCGCGCGCTGTCGAAGGATCCGGCCCAGCGCCCGCAGAACGCCGACGACTTCCGCGACAGCCTGCTCTCGCTCGCGCCCGGCGCGCCCGCGGAGACGGAGACCAGCGCGCCCTCGGCGGACCGCACGCGCGTGATTGGCAAGGAGGAGTGGACCGACCAGACGCCGGCCGACTCCAGCACCCGCGTGAACGCCGCGCCCGAGCCCAACTCGCGCGGGCGCATGCCGAGCGCGCGCGGCGCGGACTCCACGGCCTTCGAGCCGCAGACGGCCACGGTGTCCACGCGCGAGCCGCCGCCCACCTCGCCGGATGCCGCGGGCTTCTCGGGCGCGTCGCGCATCGCCGTCGCGGTGACCGCGCTGGGCTTGCTGGGGGCGAGCGCGTTCTTCGTCTACGAGTACTTCATCAAGCGGCCCGTGCCGGCGCAGGTGCTCGAGCCCATCTCCACGGTGACGCCGGTGGATCCGCCGCCCGAGGACGACAAGCCCGTCGACAACCCCAGCGCCATGCACCCGGTGGAGCCGCCCAAGGGCACCACCGGCGCTCCGCACGGCACCACGGGAACCGCGGTGGCCATGCACGGCACCACCGGCAGCGCGACTCCCGCGCCCTCGACCACGGGCGGCCACGAGATCGACCTCACCAACATGTCCAAGGGCAACCCGGGGCTCGCGCGGCAGCTGCTGGAGAAGAGCAAGCACGAGCCGGGGCCGGTGGCGCTGGCCACGCTGCAGAGCGCGCTCGACGCGGATCCGGGCAACATCGCCGTGCTGCGCACCTACTTCCTCACCGCCATGCGGGTCGCGGACAAGGACCCCACCAAGCGGGGCCTCGCGGCGGAGCTGGGGAAGAAGCTCGAGGACGCCAAGGACGCCAGCGCGGCGGACCGCAGCATCGCCCACGGCGTGGTCAGCAGGTACGGCGGGGACTGA
- a CDS encoding polyhydroxybutyrate depolymerase, translated as MRMKTILLVIAVVLALAAGAVAARRSYFTTPEFELPQVASTIQRDTVEVGGRTRSFLIYAPRMIGPSAPLIIVFHGSGQSADEVRRATGYGFDRIADRSQLAVVYAEGYQGNWNDCRKAASYAARKENIDDVGFALAIVEKMHARYQIEPARVFAVGYSSGAQMAIRLALEAPSRIAGIAAIAAGVPTPDNMDCKPVEGGHVPAMIVDGTDDPINPFKGGNVSLFGFASRGHVLSAKESGAFFAQRNAMAGPPAVMLLPRAHADDPTDVERTIWDEPGKREVELDAVRGGGHVIPTPHAKNMRALGATSTNFDAPEEIWKFFSRQLPLTQPNSVPVGPLKDGR; from the coding sequence ATGCGCATGAAGACGATCCTCCTCGTGATCGCGGTCGTGCTGGCGCTCGCGGCCGGCGCTGTCGCCGCGCGGCGCTCCTACTTCACGACACCCGAGTTCGAGCTGCCCCAGGTGGCATCGACGATCCAGCGCGACACCGTCGAGGTGGGCGGGCGCACGCGCTCGTTTCTGATCTACGCGCCGCGCATGATCGGGCCGTCGGCCCCGCTGATCATCGTTTTCCACGGCTCGGGCCAGAGCGCCGACGAGGTCCGCCGGGCCACCGGCTACGGCTTCGACCGCATCGCCGACCGCAGCCAGCTCGCCGTGGTCTACGCCGAGGGCTACCAGGGCAACTGGAACGACTGCCGAAAGGCCGCGTCGTACGCCGCGCGCAAAGAGAACATCGACGACGTCGGCTTCGCGCTGGCGATCGTCGAGAAGATGCACGCGCGCTACCAGATCGAGCCCGCGCGCGTGTTCGCGGTGGGCTACTCGAGCGGCGCGCAGATGGCGATCCGGCTCGCGCTCGAGGCGCCGTCGCGCATCGCGGGCATCGCCGCCATCGCCGCGGGCGTGCCCACCCCGGACAACATGGACTGCAAGCCCGTCGAGGGCGGCCACGTGCCCGCAATGATCGTCGACGGCACCGACGACCCCATCAATCCGTTCAAGGGCGGCAACGTGTCCCTCTTCGGCTTCGCCAGCCGCGGCCACGTCCTCTCCGCGAAGGAGAGCGGCGCCTTCTTCGCCCAGCGCAACGCCATGGCGGGTCCGCCCGCGGTGATGCTCTTGCCCAGGGCGCATGCGGACGATCCCACCGACGTCGAGCGCACCATCTGGGACGAGCCTGGCAAGCGCGAGGTGGAGCTCGACGCCGTCCGCGGGGGCGGGCACGTCATCCCCACCCCGCACGCCAAGAACATGCGCGCCCTGGGCGCCACCAGCACCAACTTCGACGCGCCCGAGGAGATCTGGAAGTTCTTCTCGCGACAGCTCCCGCTCACCCAGCCGAACTCGGTGCCGGTTGGGCCGCTCAAAGACGGGCGCTGA
- a CDS encoding PHP domain-containing protein: MIDLHAHTTASDGQHPPAELVRLAQQAGVRQLAVTDHDTVAGIADAQAAAQRLGVEIIPGIELSAHLNGREIHVLGHFIDPANAALAGMAEAARAERRTRMEKMLAKLAAMGLPVTMAEVEKLSGGENLGRPHLARALVERGWVADVREAFDRFLGSGKPACVEREPLLAEKAIALIHGADGTATLAHPGVNKVERHELAALAKAGLDGIEALHTDHNPSVREKYLKFARELDLVPTSGSDFHGEAVAPGRHLGTADTGAENLARLRAKLSPRRTC, translated from the coding sequence ATGATCGACCTCCACGCCCACACCACCGCCTCCGACGGCCAGCACCCGCCCGCAGAGCTCGTCCGGCTCGCCCAGCAGGCTGGCGTCCGCCAGCTCGCCGTGACCGATCACGACACCGTCGCCGGAATCGCCGACGCCCAGGCCGCCGCCCAGCGCCTCGGCGTGGAGATCATCCCCGGCATCGAGCTCTCCGCGCACCTCAACGGCCGCGAGATCCACGTGCTCGGCCACTTCATCGACCCCGCCAACGCCGCGCTCGCAGGCATGGCCGAGGCCGCGCGCGCCGAGCGCCGCACCCGCATGGAGAAGATGCTCGCCAAGCTCGCCGCCATGGGCCTGCCCGTGACCATGGCCGAGGTGGAGAAGCTCTCCGGCGGCGAGAACCTCGGCCGGCCGCACCTCGCGCGCGCGCTGGTGGAGCGCGGCTGGGTCGCCGACGTCCGCGAGGCGTTCGATCGCTTCCTCGGCTCGGGCAAGCCCGCCTGCGTGGAGCGCGAGCCCCTGCTCGCCGAGAAGGCCATCGCGCTCATCCACGGCGCCGACGGCACCGCCACGCTCGCCCACCCGGGCGTGAACAAGGTGGAGCGCCACGAGCTCGCCGCGCTGGCCAAGGCCGGCCTCGACGGCATCGAAGCGCTTCACACCGACCACAACCCCAGCGTGCGCGAGAAGTACCTCAAGTTCGCCCGGGAGCTGGACCTGGTGCCCACGTCCGGCTCGGACTTCCACGGCGAGGCCGTCGCGCCGGGCCGCCACCTGGGCACGGCCGATACGGGCGCCGAGAACCTCGCCAGGCTCCGCGCGAAGCTCAGTCCCCGCCGTACCTGCTGA
- a CDS encoding bifunctional (p)ppGpp synthetase/guanosine-3',5'-bis(diphosphate) 3'-pyrophosphohydrolase gives MAYPTLVHRALDFAAIAHRTQLRKSPEAQIPYVSHCAGVALLLARHGLADEVVAAGALHDTLEDTEVTAQELEKAFGARVLFLVESCSEPDKSLPWEERKARYIAHLRVADPDARAISAADKLHNMQSMINAKRAGFDPFAQMKRGRDLQLDRFHRFVEALADGWSHPLVDEVRATLRELESVI, from the coding sequence ATGGCCTATCCCACGCTCGTCCACCGCGCCCTGGACTTCGCCGCGATCGCCCACCGCACCCAGCTCCGCAAGAGCCCCGAGGCGCAGATCCCGTACGTCTCGCACTGCGCGGGCGTGGCGCTCTTGCTCGCGAGGCACGGCCTGGCCGACGAGGTGGTCGCTGCGGGCGCGCTGCACGACACGCTCGAGGACACCGAGGTCACCGCGCAGGAGCTCGAGAAGGCGTTCGGCGCGCGCGTGCTCTTTCTCGTCGAGAGCTGCAGCGAGCCCGACAAGAGCCTGCCCTGGGAAGAGCGCAAGGCGCGCTACATCGCCCACCTGCGCGTGGCCGACCCCGACGCGCGCGCCATCAGCGCCGCCGACAAGCTCCACAACATGCAGAGCATGATCAACGCCAAGCGCGCCGGGTTCGATCCCTTCGCGCAGATGAAGCGCGGCCGCGACCTGCAGCTGGATCGCTTTCACCGCTTCGTCGAGGCGCTCGCCGACGGCTGGTCGCACCCGCTGGTCGACGAGGTGAGGGCCACCCTGCGCGAGCTGGAGTCGGTGATCTAG
- the folK gene encoding 2-amino-4-hydroxy-6-hydroxymethyldihydropteridine diphosphokinase — protein sequence MSAPAVEPRPDAETIHLGLGTNLGDREANLARTAAALAEIEGLELERCSAVYDSAPIGPEQPRYLNAVIEARCALPPTKLLGKLQALEKQLGRQPGPRWSPRTIDVDILLWGGTVVAEPLLQVPHLALHQRGFALAPLCELAPSARHPVLNQTIQELLALLPDQDLQRVASFPGGW from the coding sequence TTGAGCGCGCCTGCCGTCGAGCCGCGACCGGACGCGGAGACCATCCACCTGGGCCTGGGTACCAACCTCGGCGACCGCGAGGCCAACCTCGCGCGCACGGCCGCCGCGCTGGCCGAGATCGAAGGCCTGGAGCTCGAGCGCTGCAGCGCCGTGTATGACTCCGCGCCCATCGGCCCCGAGCAGCCGCGCTACCTGAACGCGGTGATCGAAGCGCGCTGCGCGCTCCCGCCCACCAAGCTGCTCGGCAAGCTGCAGGCCCTGGAGAAGCAGCTCGGTCGTCAGCCCGGACCGCGTTGGAGCCCGCGCACGATCGACGTGGACATCTTGCTCTGGGGCGGAACGGTCGTCGCCGAGCCGTTGCTGCAGGTGCCGCACCTCGCGCTGCACCAGCGCGGGTTTGCGCTCGCGCCGCTCTGCGAGCTCGCGCCCAGCGCGCGCCACCCGGTGTTGAACCAGACCATCCAGGAGCTCCTCGCGCTGCTGCCGGATCAGGATCTGCAGCGCGTGGCGTCGTTCCCCGGCGGTTGGTAG
- a CDS encoding sigma-70 family RNA polymerase sigma factor yields the protein MAWPNWASGERVADTARATDAELAKAAVRGERDAFARLVEQHHRAVFALCYRLLRERDEAGDAAQEAFVRAYASIASFDVAQPFAPWVLRIARNHCLDLLRRRLPADRVVALDAPRDEDDVRPRDLVDERAERGDEKLERAQTAQALDAAVAALPEKYRTVVSLYHQQHLTYQQIAEVLNVPIGTVMTWLHRARAQLRKQLAGAEEVAP from the coding sequence ATGGCCTGGCCCAACTGGGCCTCGGGGGAGCGGGTGGCCGACACGGCTCGCGCAACCGACGCCGAACTCGCCAAGGCCGCCGTCCGCGGCGAGCGCGACGCCTTCGCCCGCCTGGTCGAGCAGCACCACCGCGCCGTCTTCGCCCTCTGCTACCGCCTGCTCCGCGAGCGCGACGAGGCCGGCGATGCCGCGCAGGAAGCCTTCGTGCGCGCCTACGCGTCGATCGCCTCGTTCGACGTGGCCCAGCCGTTCGCGCCCTGGGTGCTGCGCATCGCGCGCAACCACTGCCTCGACCTCTTGCGCCGCAGGCTGCCGGCCGACCGCGTGGTCGCCCTCGACGCCCCGCGCGATGAGGACGACGTCCGCCCCCGCGACCTCGTCGATGAGCGCGCCGAGCGCGGCGACGAGAAGCTCGAGCGCGCCCAGACCGCCCAGGCCCTGGATGCGGCCGTGGCCGCGCTGCCCGAGAAGTACCGGACGGTCGTCTCGCTGTACCATCAGCAGCACCTCACCTATCAGCAGATCGCCGAGGTGCTGAACGTGCCCATCGGGACCGTCATGACCTGGCTGCACCGCGCCCGCGCCCAGCTCCGCAAGCAGCTCGCCGGCGCCGAGGAGGTGGCGCCGTGA
- a CDS encoding 4-hydroxy-tetrahydrodipicolinate reductase, giving the protein MINVVVTGCSGRMGSSIVRFVRDEDEMQLVAATDKKGSPSIGLDAGLAARLGPLEAQVFDDLDRAITAARKVDVVIDFTSAEASVVHAAVCANRGVALVVGSTGFSAQDKAAVAQAAAKVPVVMAPNMSVGVTLMLKLVAEATQILGPRFEPEIVELHHRKKRDAPSGTAVRLAEVIADTIARSSERPALRTAREGMVGERTSNEIGVMALRGGDVVGEHTVFFLGDGERLELTHRATSRDTFATGAVRAARWVVGKKPGLYDMMDVLGLSPAR; this is encoded by the coding sequence GTGATCAACGTGGTCGTCACCGGGTGCTCGGGCCGCATGGGCTCGTCGATCGTGCGCTTCGTGCGCGACGAGGACGAGATGCAGCTCGTCGCCGCCACCGACAAGAAGGGCTCGCCCTCCATCGGGCTCGACGCCGGCCTGGCCGCGCGCCTCGGCCCGCTCGAGGCCCAGGTCTTCGACGACCTCGATCGCGCGATCACCGCCGCAAGAAAGGTCGACGTGGTCATCGACTTCACCTCGGCCGAGGCCAGCGTGGTCCACGCGGCCGTCTGCGCCAATCGCGGCGTGGCCCTCGTGGTGGGCTCGACGGGATTCTCCGCGCAGGACAAGGCCGCCGTCGCCCAGGCCGCGGCGAAGGTGCCCGTGGTCATGGCGCCCAACATGAGCGTGGGCGTGACCTTGATGCTCAAGCTCGTGGCCGAGGCCACGCAGATCCTCGGCCCGCGCTTCGAGCCGGAGATCGTGGAGCTGCACCACCGCAAGAAGCGCGACGCCCCCAGCGGCACCGCGGTGCGCCTGGCCGAGGTCATCGCCGACACCATCGCCAGGTCGAGCGAGCGCCCGGCGCTCCGCACCGCCCGCGAGGGCATGGTCGGCGAGCGCACCAGCAACGAGATCGGCGTGATGGCTCTGCGAGGCGGGGATGTGGTGGGCGAGCACACGGTGTTCTTTCTCGGCGACGGCGAACGGCTCGAGCTCACCCACCGGGCGACCAGCCGCGACACCTTCGCCACGGGCGCGGTGCGCGCGGCCCGCTGGGTGGTCGGCAAGAAGCCCGGCCTCTACGACATGATGGACGTGCTGGGCCTTTCGCCCGCGCGCTGA
- a CDS encoding Rrf2 family transcriptional regulator, translating into MQHSLQISRKVDYALRAMIYLASIPSERIAPLPEIASRMNTPEDFLAKILKTLADEGLVRSTRGAHGGYQLSRASREISFLDVIEAVEGKITVNLCLDGKESCKLTPSCTMYGVWKLGQERMLEVYRAATLDTLTMKVSELPPRVAPGSTALPVVG; encoded by the coding sequence ATGCAGCACTCCCTGCAAATCTCCCGCAAGGTGGACTACGCGCTGCGCGCGATGATCTACCTCGCCTCGATCCCGAGCGAGCGCATCGCGCCGCTGCCGGAGATCGCCAGCCGGATGAACACGCCGGAGGACTTCCTGGCGAAGATCCTCAAGACGCTGGCGGACGAGGGGCTCGTTCGCAGCACGCGCGGGGCGCACGGCGGCTATCAGCTGTCGCGGGCGTCGCGGGAGATCTCGTTTCTCGACGTGATCGAAGCGGTGGAAGGCAAGATCACGGTGAACCTGTGCCTCGACGGCAAAGAGAGCTGCAAGCTCACGCCGAGCTGCACGATGTACGGGGTCTGGAAGCTGGGCCAGGAGCGGATGCTCGAGGTCTACCGGGCGGCGACGCTGGACACGCTGACGATGAAGGTCAGCGAGTTGCCGCCGCGCGTCGCGCCGGGCTCGACGGCGCTCCCGGTGGTGGGCTGA
- a CDS encoding PEGA domain-containing protein has translation MATPSTLALALLLAAPAQGHLTVETEPTTEIAIDGQAMGQTPLQQFALPPGTHELRLTSSAHRIHVVRTVKIQAGQDTTMRLELDGHGSRGETIDAAPAVMPVVAPVPPVPPTGLSVPPPAPAAPAAPAAIPAPPAAPASPAPPPPPVMHGPLSGEWPSRRSGKRVSIEDKMSVDDAVTEITEQANWGLVLNTGRAGDEPVLATLSDVPAEEALIGVLGGSPFVAHRLGSLITVARPGPEHPVNLGPPSGKRVDYDDQTSLDDALQHVGEEAGWNVVLHTGRAGDATVRVRMEKIPVEQAFAGLVWGTPLSVQRHGAIVTVSSSDSAPEAPREVLEGFDTPIGKTFTGEFENTPADQAVRKILDAAGLSVVMPKGSYRPITAHFKDAAVEDALRAVCAEAGLSAVRRGTVVTVARNGPTLGFNFQFPGFTASVHSDDAQEAAEEAREEAEDARREAQEEAEEARREAQESAREAAQEAADAQGSDGNDRVSTGDVTLGPGERVRDLVSVHGNARLGPGAHARDVTALAGSVEIGPGAIVDHDVRAFGGDIHVAPGAEVGHEATSVGGKVHIDPGAQVHGFKADVNIPSIPVMPGMPTPHEQHGSLLFTMGWVVAKFGLYFALGLILLVGWPRGIERVVHALQSTPARSTAVGLLGSVAIPVLALLLIVTLIGIILLPVEAILVMLGSLLGFSALAVLIGRVLPLHRKLSPVGQLAAGTAIITVATSIPTLGSVIAVLAWVVVIGAVLATRLGSQDAGSGPTFPIADAIDADAKRAP, from the coding sequence ATGGCAACGCCGTCCACACTCGCGCTCGCGCTGCTGCTCGCCGCGCCGGCCCAGGGCCACCTCACGGTGGAGACCGAGCCGACCACCGAGATCGCCATCGACGGGCAGGCCATGGGTCAAACGCCTCTGCAGCAGTTCGCGCTGCCGCCCGGCACCCACGAGCTGCGGCTGACCAGCAGCGCCCACCGCATCCATGTCGTGCGGACGGTGAAGATCCAGGCCGGGCAAGACACCACCATGCGCCTGGAGCTCGACGGGCACGGCAGCCGCGGCGAGACCATCGACGCCGCGCCCGCGGTGATGCCCGTGGTGGCGCCGGTGCCGCCCGTTCCGCCGACAGGGCTCTCGGTGCCGCCCCCTGCTCCCGCGGCTCCAGCCGCGCCCGCGGCCATCCCTGCGCCTCCGGCCGCACCCGCCTCGCCTGCGCCGCCTCCGCCGCCGGTGATGCACGGCCCGCTCTCTGGCGAGTGGCCGAGCCGGCGCTCGGGCAAGCGCGTGTCCATCGAGGACAAGATGTCGGTCGACGACGCCGTCACCGAGATCACCGAGCAGGCGAACTGGGGCCTGGTGCTCAACACCGGCCGCGCCGGCGACGAGCCGGTGCTCGCCACGCTCTCCGACGTCCCCGCGGAAGAAGCGCTCATCGGCGTGCTCGGCGGGAGTCCCTTCGTCGCGCACCGGCTGGGCTCGCTCATCACCGTCGCTCGGCCTGGCCCGGAGCACCCGGTGAACCTCGGGCCGCCTTCGGGCAAGCGGGTGGACTACGACGACCAGACCTCGCTCGACGACGCCCTCCAGCACGTGGGTGAAGAGGCGGGCTGGAACGTGGTGTTGCACACCGGCCGCGCCGGCGACGCCACCGTGCGCGTGCGCATGGAGAAGATCCCGGTGGAGCAGGCCTTCGCCGGGCTGGTGTGGGGCACGCCGCTCTCGGTGCAGCGCCACGGGGCCATCGTCACCGTGAGCAGCAGCGACTCCGCGCCCGAGGCTCCGCGCGAGGTGCTCGAGGGCTTCGACACGCCCATCGGCAAGACCTTCACCGGCGAGTTCGAGAACACGCCGGCCGACCAGGCGGTGCGCAAGATCCTCGACGCCGCGGGGCTCTCGGTGGTGATGCCCAAGGGCAGCTATCGGCCCATCACCGCGCACTTCAAAGACGCGGCCGTGGAGGACGCCCTGCGCGCGGTGTGCGCGGAGGCGGGGCTCTCGGCGGTGCGGCGCGGCACGGTGGTCACGGTGGCGCGCAACGGCCCCACCCTGGGCTTCAACTTCCAGTTCCCGGGCTTCACCGCCTCGGTGCACAGCGACGACGCCCAGGAAGCGGCCGAAGAGGCCCGCGAGGAGGCCGAGGACGCGCGGCGCGAGGCGCAGGAAGAGGCCGAGGAGGCGCGGCGTGAAGCGCAGGAGTCGGCGCGCGAGGCCGCGCAGGAGGCCGCCGACGCCCAGGGCTCCGACGGCAACGACCGCGTTTCCACCGGCGACGTGACCCTGGGGCCGGGCGAGCGGGTGCGCGACCTGGTGTCGGTGCACGGCAACGCGCGGCTCGGGCCCGGCGCCCACGCCCGCGACGTGACCGCGCTGGCGGGCTCGGTGGAGATCGGCCCCGGCGCCATCGTGGACCACGACGTGCGCGCCTTCGGCGGCGACATCCACGTGGCGCCCGGCGCCGAGGTGGGCCACGAGGCCACCAGCGTGGGCGGCAAGGTGCACATCGACCCGGGCGCGCAGGTGCACGGCTTCAAGGCCGACGTGAACATCCCCTCCATCCCGGTGATGCCGGGCATGCCCACGCCGCATGAGCAGCACGGCTCGCTGCTCTTCACCATGGGCTGGGTGGTGGCCAAGTTCGGGCTCTACTTCGCGCTGGGGCTGATTCTGCTGGTGGGCTGGCCGCGGGGCATCGAGCGGGTGGTGCACGCGCTGCAGTCGACGCCGGCGCGCTCCACCGCGGTGGGCCTGTTGGGCTCGGTGGCCATCCCGGTGCTGGCGCTGCTGCTCATCGTCACCCTCATCGGCATCATCTTGCTGCCGGTGGAGGCCATCCTGGTGATGCTGGGCTCGCTGCTGGGCTTCTCGGCGCTGGCGGTGCTCATCGGCCGGGTGTTGCCCCTGCACCGCAAGCTCAGCCCGGTGGGCCAGCTCGCGGCGGGCACGGCGATCATCACCGTGGCCACCAGCATCCCCACGCTGGGCTCGGTGATCGCGGTGCTGGCCTGGGTGGTGGTCATCGGCGCGGTGCTGGCCACGCGGCTCGGGAGCCAGGACGCGGGCTCCGGCCCCACCTTCCCCATCGCCGACGCCATCGACGCCGATGCCAAGCGCGCCCCGTAG
- a CDS encoding fumarylacetoacetate hydrolase family protein: MRLCRYELQGEARYGELLTGSDEGLIQPLVGRSFTALQPDGQKVERASVRLLTPVLPSKLVCVGRNYAKHAKELGNEVPESPLLFLKPPSALLPTELTIRLPRASERVEHEGELAVVIGKLARHVKKENALEHVFGYACFNDVTARDIQKKEVQFTRAKGFDTFAPFGPFVQTELDPRELGLRVRVNGELRQEGNTRDMVFDVPALIAHASACMTLLPGDIIATGTPEGVGPLVDGDVVEVEIDGLGVLRNPVAMEAD, encoded by the coding sequence ATGCGCTTGTGCCGCTACGAGCTCCAGGGCGAGGCCCGCTACGGCGAGCTCCTCACGGGATCCGACGAGGGCCTCATCCAGCCGTTGGTGGGCCGCAGCTTCACCGCGCTCCAGCCTGATGGGCAGAAGGTCGAGCGCGCCAGCGTTCGCCTGCTCACGCCGGTGCTCCCGAGCAAGCTGGTGTGCGTGGGCCGCAACTACGCCAAGCACGCCAAGGAGCTCGGCAACGAGGTGCCCGAGAGCCCGCTCCTCTTCCTCAAGCCCCCGAGCGCGCTCCTGCCCACCGAGCTCACGATTCGCCTGCCGCGCGCCAGCGAGCGCGTGGAGCACGAGGGCGAGCTGGCGGTCGTCATTGGCAAGCTCGCGCGCCACGTGAAGAAGGAGAACGCGCTGGAGCACGTGTTCGGCTACGCGTGCTTCAACGACGTCACCGCGCGCGACATCCAGAAGAAGGAAGTGCAGTTCACCCGCGCCAAAGGCTTCGACACCTTCGCGCCCTTCGGCCCGTTCGTGCAGACCGAGCTCGACCCGCGCGAGCTCGGCCTGCGCGTGCGCGTGAACGGCGAGCTCCGCCAGGAGGGCAACACGCGCGACATGGTCTTCGACGTGCCCGCGCTCATCGCCCACGCCTCGGCCTGCATGACGCTGCTGCCGGGCGACATCATCGCCACCGGGACGCCGGAAGGCGTGGGACCGCTGGTCGACGGCGACGTGGTGGAGGTCGAGATCGACGGGCTGGGCGTGCTTCGCAATCCCGTGGCGATGGAGGCCGATTGA